A window of the Brassica napus cultivar Da-Ae chromosome A2, Da-Ae, whole genome shotgun sequence genome harbors these coding sequences:
- the LOC125584558 gene encoding uncharacterized protein LOC125584558 produces MDPLASEAPSSGTHLPSLTDPNSNPLFVHHADHAGISLVSEKLTGIGNFNSWRRSMLMALGARNKAVFVTGVFPELDVNHPDYGSWSRCNNIVSTWIVNSVDKSIVKSIMYLETAKQMWQDLHDQFKQSDGPRTADIKQQIYSEVQGSNTVSVFTLVLSNYGKSLRIMKLPIRVAADRILKFLMGLNETFTAIRGQILMMEPKPAISRVFNLISQEERQRSMKSASNMTFQTSLGDSSQEPVVAAYSGGYNKQRNRPICSHCGLAGHTVNRCYKLHGYPQGYKIPNTASKSQDMSSNKSSSQQQQWSKGSTVANLTHESGGITMHDHQGTHLGTVTLDQVQKLLSVLNTNSGGSENNNSQIVGSVLKLSDGSVSTFKPQPHIVPLITDDAFSSDTGASCHVYSDLTVFSTTSVISDTNVVLPDGSRIHVTISGTIEHIPDYVIGKGNLHNNLYIMDSHAPDSPSIAQSSMKSEMNSLEETGTWSICELPSGKHPVGCKWINTYKFNPDGTVERPKSRLVAKGYTQLEGLYYLDTFSPVAKLGTMRLLLALVAAKKWTTSQLDASRQWNQKLSQVITSEGFKQAPSDHSLFVRSSGSTFVAALIYVDDILIVGNDNFVIESFKKALQSAFKLRDLGPAKYFLGFEIARNETGISINQRKYNLELLQDADASIYRKIVGKLLYLTHTRPDITYVVHKLSQFMSAPRTDHLKAAQRVLRYLKNDPTQGLFYSALSEVSLTAFCDADWGAYIDSRRSTTGYCVFLGDSLISWRAKKQQTVSRSSSEAEYRSMADTTCELIWIDSLLRDLHCPHAGPAKLFCDNQSALHIASNPVYHERTKHIEIDCHVVREKLQSGFLKTMHVKSEHQLADILTKAVQPAVFKHLLLKMGIHHLFVPS; encoded by the exons ATGGATCCTCTTGCTTCCGAAGCTCCGTCGTCTGGAACTCACTTACCGTCGCTTACAGATCCCAACTCCAATCCTCTCTTCGTTCATCATGCTGATCACGCTGGGATTTCCCTTGTCTCTGAGAAGCTTACTGGTATAGGGAACTTCAATAGCTGGCGTAGATCTATGCTCATGGCCTTAGGTGCTAGGAATAAAGCTGTGTTTGTTACTGGTGTGTTTCCGGAATTAGATGTTAATCATCCTGATTATGGTTCTTGGTCGCGCTGTAACAACATTGTGAGCACTTGGATTGTGAACTCTGTTGATAAATCCATTGTGAAGAGTATCATGTATTTGGAGACGGCTAAACAGATGTGGCAGGATCTTCATGATCAGTTCAAGCAGAGTGATGGACCAAGGACTGCTGATATCAAGCAACAGATCTACTCTGAAGTTCAAGGTTCTAACACAGTGAGTGTGTTTACACTCGTCTTAAGCAACTATGGGAAGAGCTTAAGAATCATGAAGCTCCCTATACGTGTTGCTGCG GATCGTATTCTCAAGTTTCTCATGGGATTGAATGAGACCTTCACGGCTATTCGAGGACAGATACTGATGATGGAACCTAAGCCGGCTATCTCGAGGGTTTTTAACCTGATTTCTCAAGAAGAACGTCAAAGGTCTATGAAATCTGCAAGCAACATGACCTTCCAGACTTCTCTTGGAGATTCATCTCAGGAACCAGTAGTTGCTGCATACTCTGGAGGATACAATAAGCAAAGGAATCGTCCTATTTGCTCTCATTGTGGACTTGCTGGTCATACAGTGAATCGTTGCTACAAACTTCACGGGTATCCTCAAGGTTACAAGATTCCCAACACGGCGTCTAAGTCACAAGACATGTCTTCTAACAAGTCTAGTTCTCAGCAACAACAGTGGTCTAAGGGCTCTACCGTAGCAAATCTTACACATGAATCTGGAGGTATTACTATGCATGATCATCAGGGTACTCACTTGGGGACAGTCACATTGGATCAAGTTCAGAAACTTCTAAGTGTTCTCAACACCAACTCTGGTGGTTCGGAGAACAACAACTCTCAGATTGTGGGTAGTGTACTTAAACTCTCTGATGGATCAGTCTCGACTTTTAAACCTCAACCTCACATAGTTCCTTTGATCACTGATGATGCATTTTCTTCAG ATACTGGTGCTAGTTGTCATGTTTACTCTGACTTGACTGTTTTCTCTACTACTTCTGTGATATCTGATACAAATGTTGTTTTGCCTGATGGATCTCGTATTCATGTGACTATCTCTGGTACTATT GAGCATATTCCGGATTACGTGATTGGGAAGGGTAACCTCCACAATAATCTCTATATCATGGACTCTCATGCTCCTGATTCACCTTCTATTGCTCAA TCGTCCATGAAATCTGAAATGAACTCTCTAGAGGAGACTGGAACTTGGTCCATCTGTGAACTGCCTTCCGGTAAACACCCTGTTGGTTGTAAGTGGATCAATACCTACAAGTTCAATCCTGATGGTACGGTGGAACGTCCGAAGTCTCGCCTCGTTGCAAAGGGGTATACTCAGTTAGAAGGCTTATATTACTTGGATACCTTCTCGCCTGTTGCAAAGCTGGGTACTATGCGTCTCTTACTAGCTTTGGTTGCTGCTAAGAAGTGGACTACATCTCAACTTGAT GCTTCTAGACAGTGGAACCAGAAGCTCTCACAGGTCATTACTTCTGAAGGATTCAAGCAAGCTCCTTCAGATCACTCTCTCTTTGTTCGAAGCTCTGGTTCAACGTTTGTAGCAGCACTCATCTATGTAGATGATATCTTGATTGTCGGCAATGACAATTTTGTGATTGAATCATTCAAGAAGGCTTTGCAGAGTGCATTCAAGCTTCGTGATCTTGGCCCTGCtaagtattttttgggttttgagaTCGCCCGCAATGAGACTGGGATCTCTATTAACCAGCGGAAGTATAATCTAGAGTTACTCCAAGACGCTG ATGCCTCTATATACAGGAAGATTGTTGGCAAGCTTCTTTATCTCACTCACACTCGACCAGATATCACATATGTCGTACATAAACTCAGTCAGTTTATGTCCGCACCTCGCACTGATCATTTGAAAGCAGCACAACGCGTCTTACGCTACTTGAAAAATGATCCTACACAAGGTTTATTTTACTCTGCTTTGTCCGAAGTTTCACTGACTGCGttttgtgatgctgattggggtGCTTACATAGACTCAAGAAGGTCAACTACAGGCTATTGTGTCTTCTTAGGTGACTCTCTGATATCTTGGAGAGCAAAGAAACAACAGACAGTTTCACGTAGCAGCTCGGAGGCAGAGTATAGATCTATGGCAGACACGACGTGTGAACTTATCTGGATAGATTCTCTACTCCGTGATCTTCATTGTCCCCATGCAGGTCCAGCAAAGCTATTCTGTGATAACCAGTCTGCTCTCCACATTGCTTCCAACCCTGTCTACCACGAGAGGACAAAGCATATTGAGATTGACTGTCATGTGGTTCGGGAGAAACTACAGAGTGGTTTCCTCAAGACTATGCACGTGAAGTCAGAACACCAATTGGCTGACATCCTCACGAAGGCTGTCCAACCTGCTGTGTTCAAACACTTACTACTCAAGATGGGAattcatcatctctttgttCCATCTTGA
- the LOC125588684 gene encoding probable LRR receptor-like serine/threonine-protein kinase At5g10290 isoform X3 translates to MLETYPLPRTLSRNKLNGTIPVSLTGLLNLINLLFDSNNLNGQILQTLFQIPKYNFTGNNLNCGVGQPHPCVSEVARSGDSSKPKTGIIAGVTVVLFGILVFLFCRDRHKGYKRDVFVDVAGWFVDVAAVPPQIGLVCFVLWFV, encoded by the exons ATGCTGGAAACTTATCCTCTTCCAAG GACTTTGAGTAGGAACAAACTTAACGGGACTATCCCTGTGTCACTCACTGGTCTTCTGAACCTGATAAATCT TCTTTTTGATTCCAATAATCTCAATGGCCAGATTCTTCAAACTCTATTTCAGATCCCAAAATACAA TTTCACAGGAAACAACTTGAATTGTGGTGTTGGTCAACCTCACCCTTGTGTATCTGAGGTTGCCCGTTCAG GTGATTCAAGCAAGCCAAAAACTGGCATTATTGCAGGAGTTACTGTCGTCCTCTTTGGAATCTTAGTGTTCTTGTTCTGCAGGGATAGACATAAAGGATACAAACGTGACGTGTTCGTGGATGTTGCAGGTTGGTTCGTGGATGTTGCAGCTGTACCACCTCAAATTGGTTTGGTCTGTTTTGTGTTGTGGTTTGTTTGA
- the LOC125588684 gene encoding probable LRR receptor-like serine/threonine-protein kinase At5g10290 isoform X6 — MLETYPLPRTLSRNKLNGTIPVSLTGLLNLINLLFDSNNLNGQILQTLFQIPKYNFTGNNLNCGVGQPHPCVSEVARSGWFVDVAAVPPQIGLVCFVLWFV; from the exons ATGCTGGAAACTTATCCTCTTCCAAG GACTTTGAGTAGGAACAAACTTAACGGGACTATCCCTGTGTCACTCACTGGTCTTCTGAACCTGATAAATCT TCTTTTTGATTCCAATAATCTCAATGGCCAGATTCTTCAAACTCTATTTCAGATCCCAAAATACAA TTTCACAGGAAACAACTTGAATTGTGGTGTTGGTCAACCTCACCCTTGTGTATCTGAGGTTGCCCGTTCAG GTTGGTTCGTGGATGTTGCAGCTGTACCACCTCAAATTGGTTTGGTCTGTTTTGTGTTGTGGTTTGTTTGA
- the LOC125588688 gene encoding protein TORNADO 2-like — translation MPLRNNIIGCINFIAVLFSIPIIGAGIWLTTGTVNSCFMLLQWPVIILGILILLVGLAGLIGGFWRITWLLVVYLIAMLALIVLLGVLVGFIYMVTLRGSGRPQPSRAYLEYSLEDFSGFLRRRVHRSYKWERIRSCLSTTSICPDLNQRFTLAQDFFNAYLSPIQSGCCKPPTKCGYTFVNATYWISPISLHVDMDCLQWSNDQNTLCYGCNSCKAGLLANLKIDWLKADIFLLVALIGLIIIYIIGCCALRNSRSEDIFRKYKQGYT, via the exons atgcCTTTGAGAAACAATATAATCGGTTGCATAAACTTCATCGCCGTCCTCTTCTCAATTCCGATCATCGGCGCCGGAATCTGGCTCACCACCGGAACAGTAAACTCCTGCTTCATGCTTCTTCAATGGCCAGTAATAATACTAGGAATCTTGATACTTCTTGTGGGTCTCGCTGGTCTCATAGGAGGGTTCTGGAGGATCACTTGGCTCCTCGTTGTTTACTTAATTGCCATGCTTGCTCTCATCGTACTTTTAGGTGTTCTTGTCGGATTTATTTACATGGTTACCCTCAGAGGCTCTGGTCGTCCACAACCAAGCAGAGCTTATCTTGAGTATAGTCTTGAAGATTTTTCTGGTTTCTTACGTCGACGAGTTCACAGATCTTATAAATGGGAAAGGATTCGAAGTTGTCTGAGTACTACTAGTATTTGTCCTGACTTAAACCAGAGGTTCACTTTGGCTCAAGATTTCTTCAATGCTTATCTTAGTCCCATTCAA tCTGGTTGCTGCAAGCCTCCAACAAAATGTGGCTACACGTTCGTGAACGCTACATACTGGATAAGTCCTATATCATTGCATGTAGATATGGATTGTCTACAATGGAGCAATGATCAAAACACTCTGTGCTACGGTTGTAATTCCTGCAAAGCTGGTTTGCTCGCAAATCTCAAGATAGATTGGTTAAAAGCAGATATTTTTCTCCTTGTGGCGCTTATCGGGTtgataatcatttatataatcgGTTGCTGTGCATTACGAAACTCGAGAAGTGAGGATATTTTCAGAAAGTATAAGCAGGGTTATACATGA
- the LOC125588684 gene encoding probable LRR receptor-like serine/threonine-protein kinase At5g10290 isoform X1, whose amino-acid sequence MALSELWLSQILACVFIRCCIWPSRTLSRNKLNGTIPVSLTGLLNLINLLFDSNNLNGQILQTLFQIPKYNFTGNNLNCGVGQPHPCVSEVARSGDSSKPKTGIIAGVTVVLFGILVFLFCRDRHKGYKRDVFVDVAGWFVDVAAVPPQIGLVCFVLWFV is encoded by the exons ATGGCTCTCTCAGAGTTATGGCTCTCTCAGATTTTAGCATGCGTCTTTATTCGCTGTTGTATTTGGCCAAGCAGGACTTTGAGTAGGAACAAACTTAACGGGACTATCCCTGTGTCACTCACTGGTCTTCTGAACCTGATAAATCT TCTTTTTGATTCCAATAATCTCAATGGCCAGATTCTTCAAACTCTATTTCAGATCCCAAAATACAA TTTCACAGGAAACAACTTGAATTGTGGTGTTGGTCAACCTCACCCTTGTGTATCTGAGGTTGCCCGTTCAG GTGATTCAAGCAAGCCAAAAACTGGCATTATTGCAGGAGTTACTGTCGTCCTCTTTGGAATCTTAGTGTTCTTGTTCTGCAGGGATAGACATAAAGGATACAAACGTGACGTGTTCGTGGATGTTGCAGGTTGGTTCGTGGATGTTGCAGCTGTACCACCTCAAATTGGTTTGGTCTGTTTTGTGTTGTGGTTTGTTTGA
- the LOC106436404 gene encoding pentatricopeptide repeat-containing protein At5g46680 — protein MVHGLMKTSTKLLNICIDSLCKSRNLQKAESLLIDGIRLGVLPNVVTYNTLINGYSRLVGIDEAYAVTHRMRDAGIKPDVSTYNSLISGAAKQLSLTRAHQLFDEMLRSGLSPDMLSYNTLISLYFRVGRHGDAFRILNENVHDAGLSPGVDTYNILLDALCKSGHIDNAIELFKHVKSRVKPELMTYNILINGLCKSRRVSSANWMLRELERAGYTPNAVTYTTMLKMYFKTKMIEKGLKLFLKMKKEGYTFDGYASCAVVSALIKTGRAEEAYQCMHELVRSGRRSGDIVSYNTLLNLYFKDGDLDAVDDLLEEIESKGLKPDDYTHTIIVNGLLSIGHTGGAEKHLACLGEMGMQPSVVTCNCLIDGLCKAGHVDRAMRLFSSMEIRDEYTYTSVVHNLCKDGRLVCASKLLLLCYNKGMKIPSSARRAVLSGLRMTVSYQAARKTHHKIKAAIKSNAIADP, from the coding sequence ATGGTTCATGGATTAATGAAAACCTCCACGAAGCTACTAAACATCTGCATCGATTCCCTCTGCAAATCTCGAAACTTGCAGAAAGCAGAATCATTACTCATAGACGGAATCAGACTAGGCGTCCTCCCCAACGTCGTCACTTACAACACCTTAATCAACGGCTACTCTCGTCTCGTTGGCATCGACGAAGCTTACGCCGTAACACATCGTATGAGAGATGCCGGAATCAAACCAGACGTCTCTACATACAACTCACTCATCTCCGGAGCTGCGAAACAGCTCTCGTTAACCCGCGCCCACCAACTGTTCGACGAAATGCTTCGCTCAGGTTTATCTCCAGACATGTTGAGTTACAACactctcatctctctctacttCAGGGTCGGGAGACACGGAGACGCGTTTCGGATTCTGAACGAAAATGTTCATGACGCTGGGCTGTCTCCTGGTGTTGACACTTACAACATTCTTCTCGACGCGCTTTGCAAGAGCGGTCACATAGATAATGCTATTGAGCTGTTTAAGCATGTAAAGAGCCGGGTTAAACCCGAGCTCATGACTTACAACATTCTCATCAACGGTCTTTGTAAATCAAGAAGAGTTAGCTCCGCGAATTGGATGCTGAGGGAGCTTGAGAGAGCGGGGTACACTCCTAATGCTGTTACGTACACGACGATGCTTAAAATGTACTTTAAGACGAAGATGATTGAGAAAGGGCTTAAGCTTTTcttgaagatgaagaaggaagGGTATACCTTTGACGGGTACGCGAGTTGTGCAGTTGTTAGTGCTTTGATTAAGACAGGGAGAGCAGAGGAGGCGTATCAATGTATGCATGAGCTGGTGAGAAGCGGTAGACGGAGTGGAGATATTGTTTCGTACAACACGTTGTTGAATCTGTATTTTAAAGACGGGGACTTGGATGCAGTGGATGATTTACTGGAGGAGATTGAGAGTAAAGGATTGAAGCCTGATGACTACACGCATACGATTATAGTCAATGGTTTGTTGAGCATTGGACATACGGGAGGAGCTGAGAAGCATTTGGCTTGTTTGGGAGAGATGGGGATGCAGCCGAGTGTTGTCACCTGTAACTGTTTGATTGATGGGTTGTGCAAAGCGGGTCATGTAGACCGTGCGATGAGGTTGTTTTCGTCGATGGAGATTAGAGATGAGTATACTTACACTTCTGTTGTGCATAATCTATGCAAAGATGGGCGGCTTGTGTGCGCTTCGAAGCTGTTATTGTTGTGTTACAATAAAGGAATGAAGATTCCGTCGTCGGCTAGACGAGCTGTGTTGTCGGGGTTACGGATGACGGTATCTTACCAGGCAGCAAGGAAGACGCATCACAAAATCAAAGCTGCTATAAAGAGCAATGCAATAGCGGATCCTTAG
- the LOC125588684 gene encoding probable LRR receptor-like serine/threonine-protein kinase At5g63710 isoform X2 produces MALSELWLSQILACVFIRCCIWPSRTLSRNKLNGTIPVSLTGLLNLINLLFDSNNLNGQILQTLFQIPKYNFTGNNLNCGVGQPHPCVSEVARSGIDIKDTNVTCSWMLQVGSWMLQLYHLKLVWSVLCCGLFELYIVVLLRTSTSAPE; encoded by the exons ATGGCTCTCTCAGAGTTATGGCTCTCTCAGATTTTAGCATGCGTCTTTATTCGCTGTTGTATTTGGCCAAGCAGGACTTTGAGTAGGAACAAACTTAACGGGACTATCCCTGTGTCACTCACTGGTCTTCTGAACCTGATAAATCT TCTTTTTGATTCCAATAATCTCAATGGCCAGATTCTTCAAACTCTATTTCAGATCCCAAAATACAA TTTCACAGGAAACAACTTGAATTGTGGTGTTGGTCAACCTCACCCTTGTGTATCTGAGGTTGCCCGTTCAG GGATAGACATAAAGGATACAAACGTGACGTGTTCGTGGATGTTGCAGGTTGGTTCGTGGATGTTGCAGCTGTACCACCTCAAATTGGTTTGGTCTGTTTTGTGTTGTGGTTTGTTTGAACTTTATATAGTGGTGCTGCTCAGAACATCAACATCAGCACCAGAAtga
- the LOC106440409 gene encoding protein RGF1 INDUCIBLE TRANSCRIPTION FACTOR 1-like, which translates to MAIENHENPNRRRSMGGGGPEEEENQWPPWLKPLLKENFFAQCNFHGHSPKNECNMYCLDCTNGGSLCPLCLEHHKDHRTIQIRRLSYHDVIRVNEIQMHLDILSVQTYVNNSAKVVFLNERPQLERVRGVRVTNACDVCSRGLADDCFCFCSLGCKVAGASRSFEKGVKHTLTELESSNNSSGVEDSIPSLQSLITSTPQRPTSTSLRKRPRKGIPHRSLLQ; encoded by the exons ATGGCGATCGAAAACCACGAGAACCCAAATCGCAGAAGAAGCATG GGAGGTGGTGgaccagaggaagaagagaaccaGTGGCCTCCATGGCTGAAACCATTACTGAAAGAAAACTTCTTTGCTCAATGCAACTTTCATGGACACTCACCTAAAAACGAATGCAACATGTATTGTTTGGACTGCACTAATGGCGGCTCCCTTTGCCCTCTCTGTCTTGAACACCACAAAGATCATCGTACCATCCAG ATAAGGAGATTGTCCTATCACGATGTGATAAGGGTCAACGAGATTCAGATGCATTTAGATATCTTGAGCGTTCAGACGTATGTGAACAACAGCGCAAAGGTTGTGTTTTTGAATGAAAGGCCTCAGCTTGAGCGCGTTAGAGGAGTTAGAGTTACTAATGCCTGCGATGTCTGTTCTCGTGGCCTTGCTGACGATTGCTTTTGCTTCTGCTCTCTTGGCTGCAAG GTAGCAGGAGCTTCTAGAAGCTTTGAGAAGGGAGTGAAGCATACTCTAACGGAATTAGAGAGTTCAAACAACAGTTCAGGAGTAGAGGATAGCATTCCAAGTCTCCAGAGTTTAATCACATCAACACCACAACGTCCTACTTCTACTTCTTTGAGAAAAAGACCAAGAAAGGGTATCCCTCACCGATCTCTACTGCAATGA
- the LOC125588684 gene encoding probable LRR receptor-like serine/threonine-protein kinase At5g10290 isoform X4, with product MLETYPLPRTLSRNKLNGTIPVSLTGLLNLINLLFDSNNLNGQILQTLFQIPKYNFTGNNLNCGVGQPHPCVSEVARSGIDIKDTNVTCSWMLQVGSWMLQLYHLKLVWSVLCCGLFELYIVVLLRTSTSAPE from the exons ATGCTGGAAACTTATCCTCTTCCAAG GACTTTGAGTAGGAACAAACTTAACGGGACTATCCCTGTGTCACTCACTGGTCTTCTGAACCTGATAAATCT TCTTTTTGATTCCAATAATCTCAATGGCCAGATTCTTCAAACTCTATTTCAGATCCCAAAATACAA TTTCACAGGAAACAACTTGAATTGTGGTGTTGGTCAACCTCACCCTTGTGTATCTGAGGTTGCCCGTTCAG GGATAGACATAAAGGATACAAACGTGACGTGTTCGTGGATGTTGCAGGTTGGTTCGTGGATGTTGCAGCTGTACCACCTCAAATTGGTTTGGTCTGTTTTGTGTTGTGGTTTGTTTGAACTTTATATAGTGGTGCTGCTCAGAACATCAACATCAGCACCAGAAtga
- the LOC125588684 gene encoding probable LRR receptor-like serine/threonine-protein kinase At5g10290 isoform X5, which yields MALSELWLSQILACVFIRCCIWPSRTLSRNKLNGTIPVSLTGLLNLINLLFDSNNLNGQILQTLFQIPKYNFTGNNLNCGVGQPHPCVSEVARSGWFVDVAAVPPQIGLVCFVLWFV from the exons ATGGCTCTCTCAGAGTTATGGCTCTCTCAGATTTTAGCATGCGTCTTTATTCGCTGTTGTATTTGGCCAAGCAGGACTTTGAGTAGGAACAAACTTAACGGGACTATCCCTGTGTCACTCACTGGTCTTCTGAACCTGATAAATCT TCTTTTTGATTCCAATAATCTCAATGGCCAGATTCTTCAAACTCTATTTCAGATCCCAAAATACAA TTTCACAGGAAACAACTTGAATTGTGGTGTTGGTCAACCTCACCCTTGTGTATCTGAGGTTGCCCGTTCAG GTTGGTTCGTGGATGTTGCAGCTGTACCACCTCAAATTGGTTTGGTCTGTTTTGTGTTGTGGTTTGTTTGA